A portion of the Bactrocera neohumeralis isolate Rockhampton chromosome 2, APGP_CSIRO_Bneo_wtdbg2-racon-allhic-juicebox.fasta_v2, whole genome shotgun sequence genome contains these proteins:
- the LOC126767154 gene encoding probable multidrug resistance-associated protein lethal(2)03659 isoform X2 — protein MQSIKADELPENPRVRANPLSALLLCFTIPIFFKGRKKTLDERDLYKALDEHKSETLGIKLNAAWEAEIEKKRLKNKEPNLLLAVIRVFGLQFLALGFLLFSLEIGLRVTQPLFLGGLVNYYANPTNKDDKYTAYIYAMGVILCNVINVLFRHPYMLGIQHIGMKVRLAMCNLIYRKALRLNRTALGGTTTGQVVNLISNDVGRLDTSIMHIHVLWVGPIEIIVVAVLMYREIGIASLFGVAAMLLFIPLQAVLGKMTSKLRLRTALRTDERVRMMNEIVSGIQVIKMYAWEKPFGKMIQFVRRKEMSAIRYNNYIRGILQSFAMYMTRVSVFVSLVGYVLLGNFLTAEKAFVITAFYSILRNTMVVAFPNGIQQISETLVSMKRITDYLLYEEIGDNSKISATSCNKTKKADDLNGNLKLTKQITQEPARKEAGIEICDLKAKWDPTAIEYTLNNVNLNVKPRTLVAVIGPVGSGKSSLIQAILGELPTESGSITVHGSYSYASQEPWLFTGTIRQNILFGLPMDKHRYRAVVKKCALERDFELLPHGDKTLVGERGASLSGGQKARISLARAVYRKADVYLLDDPLSAVDTHVGRHLFDQCMRGYLRNEIVVLVTHQLQFLEQADIIVIMDKGKISAVGTYQSMRSSGLDFANLLTAPEESSKGGDDSDAEGKSKSTQINMNRQNSTATMSSMDESIADSLIEEAADSPLQVQEKREMGKIGWGLYKKYFGASGGYMLFTITAFFCVAAQILGSTGDFYVSMWVNKNEQQLASQARDLAVNITNATDAHDPRLNSNTDPMDIYIFFGIILAIIVFAVGRSLLFNTMTMLSSTELHNAMYRGITRASMYFFHTNPSGRILNRFAKDLGQVDELLPWVMMDVIQNFLSLFGIVIVITIVNPMNLLVTAVLALIFYAMRSFYLNTSRDVKRLEAHVRQSIHT, from the exons TTTTACTATaccgatatttttcaaagggcGTAAAAAAACTCTGGATGAAAGGGATCTATATAAGGCATTGGATGAACACAAGTCAG AAACGCTCggtattaaattaaatgcagCTTGGGAAGCGGAAATTGAGAAGAAGCGCCTTAAAAATAAAGAACCCAACTTGCTTCTAGCTGTGATACGCGTATTTGGGTTGCAATTCTTAGCTTTAGGATTCTTACTATTTTCATTGGAAATCGGGCTGCG CGTCACACAGCCACTATTTCTTGGAGGTCTAGTCAATTACTATGCGAATCCTACGAACAAAGATGATAAATATACCGCATACATCTACGCCATGGGTGTGATACTCTGCAATGTCATTAATGTGCTCTTCAGGCATCCCTATATGCTGGGTATACAACATATCGGCATGAAGGTGCGTCTCGCCATGTGCAATCTGATTTACAGGAAAGCGCTGCGTTTGAATAGAACTGCGTTGGGCGGCACCACCACGGGCCAAGTAGTCAATCTGATATCTAATGATGTCGGTCGCTTGGACACATCCATCATGCACATACACGTGTTGTGGGTGGGACCCATAGAGATCATCGTTGTAGCCGTGCTTATGTATAGAGAG ATCGGTATCGCCTCGCTCTTCGGGGTCGCAGCTATGCTGTTATTCATACCGCTACAAGCCGTTTTGGGCAAAATGACATCGAAGCTGCGTTTGCGCACCGCCTTGCGCACCGATGAGCGCGTGCGCATGATGAACGAGATTGTCTCGGGCATACAGGTGattaaaatgtatgcgtggGAGAAACCTTTCGGCAAGATGATACAGTTTGTACGTCGAAAGGAAATGTCAGCCATACGCTACAACAACTATATACGCGGCATCTTGCAATCGTTCGCGATGTATATGACCCGCGTATCTGTATTCGTCAGCTTAGTCGGCTATGTGCTGTTGGGAAACTTTCTCACCGCGGAAAAAGCCTTCGTTATCACTGCCTTTTACAGCATTTTGCGCAACACCATGGTTGTGGCCTTTCCCAATGGTATTCAACAAATCTCGGAAACGCTTGTGTCTATGAAGCGTATAACCGATTACTTATTATACGAAGAAATCGGTGATAACTCGAAAATTTCAGCGACTAGCTGTAATAAAACTAAGAAAGCAGACGACCTGAATGGTAATCTAAAATTAACGAAACAAATAACGCAGGAGCCAGCACGTAAAGAAGCTGGCATTGAAATATGCGATTTGAAAGCGAAGTGGGATCCCACCGCAATAGAATATACGCTGAACAATGTGAATTTGAATGTTAAACCGCGCACATTAGTGGCCGTCATTGGACCGGTGGGTTCCGGAAAGTCAAG tttgatacaAGCCATTCTTGGCGAACTGCCCACAGAATCGGGTTCCATTACTGTACACGGCTCCTACTCGTACGCCTCGCAGGAGCCTTGGTTGTTCACTGGCACCATACGGCAGAACATATTATTCGGCTTACCAATGGACAAGCATCGTTATCGCGCGGTGGTGAAAAAGTGCGCGCTGGAACGCGATTTTGAGCTGCTGCCGCATGGCGACAAAACGTTAGTGGGTGAACGTGGCGCATCGCTTTCGGGCGGTCAAAAGGCGCGTATCAGCTTAGCGCGCGCCGTATACCGTAAAGCCGATGTTTACCTGCTAGATGATCCACTCAGCGCGGTGGACACGCATGTCGGTCGTCATCTCTTTGACCAGTGTATGCGCGGCTATCTGCGCAATGAAATCGTCGTTTTGGTTACGCATCAGCTGCAATTCTTAGAACAAGCTGATATCATTGTTATAATGGATAAGGGCAAGATCAGTGCTGTGGGCACCTATCAGTCGATGCGCAGTAGCGGTCTGGATTTTGCGAATTTGCTGACGGCTCCAGAAGAGAGTAGTAAGGGTGGTGATGATAGCGATGCGGAAGGGAAGAGTAAGTCAACACAGATCAATATGAATCGACAGAATAGCACTGCGACAATGAGTTCGATGGACGAGTCGATAGCGGACTCGTTGATTGAAGAAGCGGCTGATTCGCCTTTGCAAGTGCAGGAGAAGCGTGAGATGGGTAAAATTGGTTGGGGactatataaaaagtatttcgGTGCCAGTGGCGGCTATATGTTGTTCACTATAACAGCGTTCTTCTGTGTAGCGGCGCAGATATTGGGGTCTACTGGCGACTTCTACGTCTCTATGTG GGTTAATAAAAACGAGCAACAATTAGCTAGTCAAGCGCGTGATTTGGCTGTAAACATAACTAACGCCACGGATGCGCACGATCCAAGACTGAATAGTAATACTGACCCAatggatatttatattttcttcggCATCATTTTGGCCATCATCGTTTTTGCTGTCGGCCGCAGCTTGCTCTTCAACACAATGACGATGCTGTCCTCAACGGAGCTGCACAATGCAATGTACCGTGGCATCACACGCGCATCCATGTACTTCTTCCATACAAACCCCTCTGGTCGCATACTAAATCGTTTCGCAAAGGACTTGGGTCAAGTGGATGAGTTGCTGCCATGGGTAATGATGGATGTCATACAGAATTTCCTCAGCTTGTTTGGTATTGTCATTGTAATCACCATTGTGAATCCAATGAATCTTCTGGTGACGGCTGTGCTGGCGCTTATTTTCTATGCAATGCGTTcgttttacttaaatacatcGCGCGATGTAAAACGTCTTGAAGCA CACGTTCGCCAATCTATTCACACTTGA
- the LOC126767154 gene encoding probable multidrug resistance-associated protein lethal(2)03659 isoform X1: MQSIKADELPENPRVRANPLSALLLCFTIPIFFKGRKKTLDERDLYKALDEHKSETLGIKLNAAWEAEIEKKRLKNKEPNLLLAVIRVFGLQFLALGFLLFSLEIGLRVTQPLFLGGLVNYYANPTNKDDKYTAYIYAMGVILCNVINVLFRHPYMLGIQHIGMKVRLAMCNLIYRKALRLNRTALGGTTTGQVVNLISNDVGRLDTSIMHIHVLWVGPIEIIVVAVLMYREIGIASLFGVAAMLLFIPLQAVLGKMTSKLRLRTALRTDERVRMMNEIVSGIQVIKMYAWEKPFGKMIQFVRRKEMSAIRYNNYIRGILQSFAMYMTRVSVFVSLVGYVLLGNFLTAEKAFVITAFYSILRNTMVVAFPNGIQQISETLVSMKRITDYLLYEEIGDNSKISATSCNKTKKADDLNGNLKLTKQITQEPARKEAGIEICDLKAKWDPTAIEYTLNNVNLNVKPRTLVAVIGPVGSGKSSLIQAILGELPTESGSITVHGSYSYASQEPWLFTGTIRQNILFGLPMDKHRYRAVVKKCALERDFELLPHGDKTLVGERGASLSGGQKARISLARAVYRKADVYLLDDPLSAVDTHVGRHLFDQCMRGYLRNEIVVLVTHQLQFLEQADIIVIMDKGKISAVGTYQSMRSSGLDFANLLTAPEESSKGGDDSDAEGKSKSTQINMNRQNSTATMSSMDESIADSLIEEAADSPLQVQEKREMGKIGWGLYKKYFGASGGYMLFTITAFFCVAAQILGSTGDFYVSMWVNKNEQQLASQARDLAVNITNATDAHDPRLNSNTDPMDIYIFFGIILAIIVFAVGRSLLFNTMTMLSSTELHNAMYRGITRASMYFFHTNPSGRILNRFAKDLGQVDELLPWVMMDVIQNFLSLFGIVIVITIVNPMNLLVTAVLALIFYAMRSFYLNTSRDVKRLEAVTRSPIYSHLSASLNGLPTIRAFAAQQMLINEFDNYQDLHSSGYYMFLITNRAFGYWLDCFCALYIAVTTLSFLVSSPDNGGDVGLAVTQAMGLTGMVQWGMRQSAELENSMTSVERLIEYEEIEPEGELESKLSKKPPKTWPEQGKIVFDELSLRYFPDSKSDRVLKSLNFEIQPSEKVGIVGRTGAGKSSLINALFRLSYNEGSIIIDTRNIEELGLHDLRSKISIIPQEPVLFSGTMRYNLDPFDEYSDAKLWAVLEEVELKDAVAELPSGLQSKISEGGSNFSVGQRQLVCLARAILRENKILVLDEATANVDPQTDALIQLTIRSKFKYCTVLTIAHRLHTVMDSDKVLVMDAGRAVEFDAPYKLLTESESKVFYDMVKQTGNSAYDNLLMIARKAYEENPRFKNKTV, from the exons TTTTACTATaccgatatttttcaaagggcGTAAAAAAACTCTGGATGAAAGGGATCTATATAAGGCATTGGATGAACACAAGTCAG AAACGCTCggtattaaattaaatgcagCTTGGGAAGCGGAAATTGAGAAGAAGCGCCTTAAAAATAAAGAACCCAACTTGCTTCTAGCTGTGATACGCGTATTTGGGTTGCAATTCTTAGCTTTAGGATTCTTACTATTTTCATTGGAAATCGGGCTGCG CGTCACACAGCCACTATTTCTTGGAGGTCTAGTCAATTACTATGCGAATCCTACGAACAAAGATGATAAATATACCGCATACATCTACGCCATGGGTGTGATACTCTGCAATGTCATTAATGTGCTCTTCAGGCATCCCTATATGCTGGGTATACAACATATCGGCATGAAGGTGCGTCTCGCCATGTGCAATCTGATTTACAGGAAAGCGCTGCGTTTGAATAGAACTGCGTTGGGCGGCACCACCACGGGCCAAGTAGTCAATCTGATATCTAATGATGTCGGTCGCTTGGACACATCCATCATGCACATACACGTGTTGTGGGTGGGACCCATAGAGATCATCGTTGTAGCCGTGCTTATGTATAGAGAG ATCGGTATCGCCTCGCTCTTCGGGGTCGCAGCTATGCTGTTATTCATACCGCTACAAGCCGTTTTGGGCAAAATGACATCGAAGCTGCGTTTGCGCACCGCCTTGCGCACCGATGAGCGCGTGCGCATGATGAACGAGATTGTCTCGGGCATACAGGTGattaaaatgtatgcgtggGAGAAACCTTTCGGCAAGATGATACAGTTTGTACGTCGAAAGGAAATGTCAGCCATACGCTACAACAACTATATACGCGGCATCTTGCAATCGTTCGCGATGTATATGACCCGCGTATCTGTATTCGTCAGCTTAGTCGGCTATGTGCTGTTGGGAAACTTTCTCACCGCGGAAAAAGCCTTCGTTATCACTGCCTTTTACAGCATTTTGCGCAACACCATGGTTGTGGCCTTTCCCAATGGTATTCAACAAATCTCGGAAACGCTTGTGTCTATGAAGCGTATAACCGATTACTTATTATACGAAGAAATCGGTGATAACTCGAAAATTTCAGCGACTAGCTGTAATAAAACTAAGAAAGCAGACGACCTGAATGGTAATCTAAAATTAACGAAACAAATAACGCAGGAGCCAGCACGTAAAGAAGCTGGCATTGAAATATGCGATTTGAAAGCGAAGTGGGATCCCACCGCAATAGAATATACGCTGAACAATGTGAATTTGAATGTTAAACCGCGCACATTAGTGGCCGTCATTGGACCGGTGGGTTCCGGAAAGTCAAG tttgatacaAGCCATTCTTGGCGAACTGCCCACAGAATCGGGTTCCATTACTGTACACGGCTCCTACTCGTACGCCTCGCAGGAGCCTTGGTTGTTCACTGGCACCATACGGCAGAACATATTATTCGGCTTACCAATGGACAAGCATCGTTATCGCGCGGTGGTGAAAAAGTGCGCGCTGGAACGCGATTTTGAGCTGCTGCCGCATGGCGACAAAACGTTAGTGGGTGAACGTGGCGCATCGCTTTCGGGCGGTCAAAAGGCGCGTATCAGCTTAGCGCGCGCCGTATACCGTAAAGCCGATGTTTACCTGCTAGATGATCCACTCAGCGCGGTGGACACGCATGTCGGTCGTCATCTCTTTGACCAGTGTATGCGCGGCTATCTGCGCAATGAAATCGTCGTTTTGGTTACGCATCAGCTGCAATTCTTAGAACAAGCTGATATCATTGTTATAATGGATAAGGGCAAGATCAGTGCTGTGGGCACCTATCAGTCGATGCGCAGTAGCGGTCTGGATTTTGCGAATTTGCTGACGGCTCCAGAAGAGAGTAGTAAGGGTGGTGATGATAGCGATGCGGAAGGGAAGAGTAAGTCAACACAGATCAATATGAATCGACAGAATAGCACTGCGACAATGAGTTCGATGGACGAGTCGATAGCGGACTCGTTGATTGAAGAAGCGGCTGATTCGCCTTTGCAAGTGCAGGAGAAGCGTGAGATGGGTAAAATTGGTTGGGGactatataaaaagtatttcgGTGCCAGTGGCGGCTATATGTTGTTCACTATAACAGCGTTCTTCTGTGTAGCGGCGCAGATATTGGGGTCTACTGGCGACTTCTACGTCTCTATGTG GGTTAATAAAAACGAGCAACAATTAGCTAGTCAAGCGCGTGATTTGGCTGTAAACATAACTAACGCCACGGATGCGCACGATCCAAGACTGAATAGTAATACTGACCCAatggatatttatattttcttcggCATCATTTTGGCCATCATCGTTTTTGCTGTCGGCCGCAGCTTGCTCTTCAACACAATGACGATGCTGTCCTCAACGGAGCTGCACAATGCAATGTACCGTGGCATCACACGCGCATCCATGTACTTCTTCCATACAAACCCCTCTGGTCGCATACTAAATCGTTTCGCAAAGGACTTGGGTCAAGTGGATGAGTTGCTGCCATGGGTAATGATGGATGTCATACAGAATTTCCTCAGCTTGTTTGGTATTGTCATTGTAATCACCATTGTGAATCCAATGAATCTTCTGGTGACGGCTGTGCTGGCGCTTATTTTCTATGCAATGCGTTcgttttacttaaatacatcGCGCGATGTAAAACGTCTTGAAGCAGTTA CACGTTCGCCAATCTATTCACACTTGAGCGCCTCACTTAATGGCCTACCGACGATACGCGCTTTCGCCGCCCAGCAGATGCTAATAAATGAGTTTGACAATTATCAGGATTTGCACAGCTCTGGCTATTATATGTTTTTGATAACAAATCGCGCTTTTGGCTATTGGCTGGACTGTTTCTGTGCGCTCTATATAGCTGTTACCACATTAAGCTTTTTGGTTTCCTCACCTGACAATGGTGGCGATGTCGGCTTGGCTGTGACTCAGGCCATGGGCTTAACGGGCATGGTGCAATGGGGTATGCGTCAGTCAGCTGAGCTCGAAAATAGCATGACGAGCGTAGAACGTTTAATAGAGTATGAAGAAATTGAACCCGAAGGAGAACTTGAAAGTAAACTCAGTAAAAAACCACCGAAAACATGGCCCGAACAGGGTAAAATCGTATTTGATGAGCTTAGTCTACGCTATTTTCCGGATTCGAAATCAGATCGTGTGTTGAAATCGTTAAACTTTGAAATACAGCCCTCGGAAAAGGTGGGTATTGTGGGACGCACCGGTGCAGGCAAATCTTCGCTCATCAATGCGCTCTTTCGCTTATCGTACAATGAGGGTTCCATCATTATAGACACAAGAAATATTGAGGAGTTGGGTTTGCATGATTTGCGCAGCAAAATCTCCATAATACCACAAGAGCCGGTGCTCTTTTCGGGCACAATGCGCTACAATTTGGATCCATTCGACGAATATTCAGATGCCAAATTATGGGCAGTGCTTGAGGAG GTTGAACTGAAAGATGCTGTGGCCGAGTTGCCGAGCGGCTTACAAAGCAAAATATCCGAGGGTGGCAGTAATTTCAGTGTCGGTCAACGACAGTTGGTATGCCTGGCACGTGCTATACTGcgtgaaaataaaattcttgtgCTGGACGAGGCAACGGCAAAtgtggacccacagactgatGCACTCATACAATTGACCATAAGAAGTAAGTTCAAATATTGCACGGTTCTCACAATTGCGCATCGTTTGCACACGGTCATGGACTCGGATAAGGTGCTGGTCATGGATGCTGGTCGCGCGGTGGAATTCGACGCACCGTATAAATTGTTGACTGAAAGTGAATCTAAAGTATTCTACGACATGGTCAAGCAAACCGGCAATAGTGCGTACGATAATCTACTCATGATAGCTCGAAAG GCGTACGAAGAGAATCCGcgcttcaaaaataaaactgtATAG